GGCACGACGACAAGGGGATACCTCGACAAGTCGGCTTCCGGGTGGGCGAAGTCGACGGTGAGGTGCCGGTCGTAGAGCGCCTCGTAGAAGGCGTCGGCGCGCTCGCGCGGGTCGTGGTCCTCGCTGGGGCGCCAGGCGAGGTTCTGCGCCCACCAGGAGTGCCAGTCCCACAGGACGGCCACGTCGGCCTGGGTGCGGGTGCCTTTCAGGGTGCTCAACGAGTCGAGGGACGCGCCGAGTTCGACGACCTCACGCCACACGCGTGTGTCGGTGCCGCCGTGCGGGAGCATCGCCGAGTGGAACTTCTCGGCGCCGCGCCGGGACTGCCGCCACTGGAAGAACATGGCGCCCTCGGAGCCGCGCGCCACGTGGGCGAGGGAGTTGCGGGCCATCTGGCCGGGGGCCTTGGCGGGGTTGCGGGCCTGCCAGTTGACGCCCGAGGTGGAGTGTTCCAGGAGGATCCAGGGCGCTCCCCCGGCCACCGAGCGGGTGAGGTCGGCGGCCATGGCGAGGTTGACGTGGGTGCGGCGGCCGTCGGTGATCAGGTAGTGGTCGTTGGTGACGATGTCGACCTCACGGCCCCAGGCCCAGTAGTCGACGGAGTCGCACTGGCTGAGGGCGGTCATGAAGTTGGTCGTCACCGGGACGCCGGGGGCGAGGCGGTGCAGGATGTCCCGCTCCATGACGAAGTTCTCGCGCATGGTGGCGTCGGCGAAGCGCTTGTAGTCCAGCGCCTGGGCCGGGTTGCCGACGGTCGGGGCGAGGCGCGGTGGGTTGATGTCCCCGAAGTCCGCGTACCGCTGGCCCCAGAAGGCGGTGCCCCAGGCCTCGTTGACGGCCTCGACCGTCTCGTACGTCGTCTCCAGCCAGCGGCGGAAGTGGGCCGCGCAGGAGTCGCAGTAGCAGGCGGAGACGGGGACGCCGTACTCGTTGTGCACGTGCCACATCGCCAGCGCCGGGTGGTCGCCGTAGCGCTCGGCGAGCCGGGTGGTGATGTTCGCGGCGGCCGCGCGGTAGTCGGCGTTGCTGTGACAGATGGCGCCGCGCGAGCCGAACTCGTAGCGCACGCCCTCCTGTGACACCGGCAGCGCGTCGGGGTGGGCCCGGTAGAACCAGACCGGCGGCACCACGGTGGGCGTGCCGAGGTCGACGCGGATGCCGTTCTCGTCCAGCAGGTCGATCAGGCGGTCGAGCCAGCCGAAGTCGTACACCCCCCGCGAGGGCTCCAGCAGCGCCCAGGAGAAAATTCCGACACTCACCATGGTGACGCCGGCCTCGCGCATCAGCCGGACGTCTTCCTGCCA
Above is a window of Streptomyces sp. NBC_00490 DNA encoding:
- a CDS encoding beta-galactosidase, which produces MPEATPRGLTRLAFGGDYNPEQWPESVWQEDVRLMREAGVTMVSVGIFSWALLEPSRGVYDFGWLDRLIDLLDENGIRVDLGTPTVVPPVWFYRAHPDALPVSQEGVRYEFGSRGAICHSNADYRAAAANITTRLAERYGDHPALAMWHVHNEYGVPVSACYCDSCAAHFRRWLETTYETVEAVNEAWGTAFWGQRYADFGDINPPRLAPTVGNPAQALDYKRFADATMRENFVMERDILHRLAPGVPVTTNFMTALSQCDSVDYWAWGREVDIVTNDHYLITDGRRTHVNLAMAADLTRSVAGGAPWILLEHSTSGVNWQARNPAKAPGQMARNSLAHVARGSEGAMFFQWRQSRRGAEKFHSAMLPHGGTDTRVWREVVELGASLDSLSTLKGTRTQADVAVLWDWHSWWAQNLAWRPSEDHDPRERADAFYEALYDRHLTVDFAHPEADLSRYPLVVVPALYLMTEAAGNNLKAYVENGGTLVVSFFSGIVDEHDAVHEGPYPGALRDVLGLTVEEFSPLLQGENVRITGPDGSELSGDVWTEFVVPRGAETVWTYAEGLTEGQPAVTRHRLGRGTAWYLSTRLGAEGLDALLGWAIEDAQVAARVDLPRDVELVRRTGESGTYLFAINHTASDAKVPLEVSGTELLTGERAAGRLEVPAGAVRVVRLDG